The DNA window CCAGACTGGCATGTCCTTAAGAAACCACTCTCTCTTCCTGACTGTGATATTTTTAACCATTTGCTTGCTTCCAACAGACGAAGCTAGAAAGCATTGTTACTATCTACTTGCATTATTTTATAGATGGGAGGTGCTACTGAACAGGAAATGATGCAAAACAGACTGTTGTGTGGATGACCTCTATGTTACATGAGACACACAGAAGTATTAACTGATTAGGGCAGGAAGCCAGGCAGATGCTAAAGAGGGAGATGGATCTGTGCGAAACAGGCCATGGTCCCTCACCTGTTGAACTCCACCAAGCCCACAGCCTCTGCTAGCAAGCTGTAATTGTATGCCATCAAAGAACACTTGGCTCACTGTCCCCAGATGCAGGggcttttctccctcttcaaAACATGAGCAGACATTCATGCACTTTCTGAGTTGATAAACTGGTACGAATTCCCACACTGGTCCTTGAGACATGCATTGACCAGTATCTGAAACTGCGAAGTAGCTATTTACTCTAGCAAGACCTTCACGTTTCACCATGTCGACCTCCGGCTACTGAAGTTCGAATTTGTTTCTTCCAGCACCCCAGTAGGTTGTCTCGTGTGTACCCCACTTTGGAGACCCCTAGACTATAGGTATGCAAACACTCTGAGAGGAGAATACAGCTGTAGTAACAGGGCTATGTCACAGACATGCAGTCAGTCCACCCCTGTGAATTAAACAAATTTCTGCCAAGATAATCCTAGTTCTCAGTCAAGATAATGGATATATCaatacatatgtaaatatatatatatacacattatatataaatatttcatacttCTCAATACAAACCACACAAAACCACTCTTTGCTGCAACTTACTGCATCCTGCTTATCTGACATATAGCTGTAGTTCTGTGAAAAGTGTGTTGTATCAAACAGAGGTGTATGAACTCCATAACTGCTCTGCTTGGGTGAAAGTGGGAACTGGACAATTTAAGGAAGTCCCGGTATCCCCAAAAGGAACTACATCATATTATATGTATACCCATTATTCTCCTAAAACCTGCAGGTGTTTAGATAAATAGAATTTCTGGACCAAGGATAATCTGTCTGAGCAATTTCCTGTAGAATGTCCTTCTGACCTAGGCAAAATAGTGCATTTAACAAATTCCTTGGAGTGCACAGGAACTAAGGTACTCCAATTGcagtccaaaaagaaaaacaaaatcttaaacCAGAAGTCTAAGACACTCTCAGGAGAAACTGAAACTTCAAATAAAGCAACTGGACAGTTGGAAAACCACCAAATCCCTGCCTTAGCACTCCCTTTTATCATTTGCTTCCCCAAGGAATCGcttgcagaggaggaagagactAAAGAGGCTATTTTAGATTTCCTTTGCCCTCCTCCTGTAATACTGGAGGTGCCCCAGGCACCACTGGAATATCAGAACAAGCTGAATTTTTCCCCAGTCACTAGCAGAACCCACCACCAGATGGGACAGGCACCTTTatggctgtggtggttttacccagctgggcagccgagctccaccacaaccactctctcactccccctcctcaaagggaaagggagagaaaataggatgaaaagggctcaagggttgagggAATgtcagggagatcactcaacaattcttgtcacagacaaaacagactcagcatagggagattagagaaatttattacctagtactaacaagcaagaaaaatgagaaacaaacaaaaaataaaaccaccttgccccatccaccctcttccacctcctccccccaagtggtACAGGGGAACTGCACCATGGAGGCTGTTTAGTCCCTAAAGTTTTGTCTCCACCATTCCTTCACGGtccccctgctccacatggggtccctcccagggaatgccgtccttcccgaactgagcctgcgggggctgcccacaggcagcagctcttcaggaactgctcccacacggctccgtaccacggggtccatccatcccccgggagcaaactgctccagcacaggtcccccacgggtgtgcggcagctccccccagaccccctgctcctgcgtgggctcctctccacgggctgcagctccggcccggggcctgctcctgcgggggctctccatgggccgcagcctcctccaggccacatccacctgctccaccgggggctcctccacgggctgcagcgtggagatctgctccatgtggggacccatgggctgcagggggacagcctgccccaccaggggcctctccacaggccgcaggagAACTGCTactgcctgcctggagcacctcctgccctcctgctgcactcaccttgggggaTGTAGGGCTGGTGCTCGCTCATTTCTCACCCGTCTCTCTCAGCcgctgtagcacagcagatttttttccctttcttcaatctgctctcctaGTGGCCCAACCAGCATCGCTCATGGCCCAGCTCTGGGCACCAGTGGGGCCCTtttgacatggggcagctgctggactctgctcacagagggacccctgcagccctcctgctacTAAAACCTTgtcacataaacccaatacgTAAGACACTAGCAAAAGTGTAGTGCTCTGCTATTTATAAAGTCATATAGTTCTTCCCCATGTgtttttggaaaagcaaaaatcataTTATCTTATGAGAAAACAATGTTTCCTTAACAGGCAGCCATCAAAACTAATAACAGAGAAAACTCTTGTGCTATCATAACAGTGTGTTTCTTATTAGACTTACTATCCCACTTCACTTGAACCatgttttccagattttcattCTGATAAAGAAATAGCATAGAGCAGTGTTTTAAGCAAAACCAGGCTTTACTTGTTTGTTAAAAATGGGCCTTACTTGTTCCTTTCTCTCCTGAGGCTTAAATCAAAATTGTAACAACCAGAAAAATGTCATCTTGACACTCTGGCAAGTAGTATTAACTATCCAAAGatcacaggcaaaaaaaagcGTGAAGAAAGATACCATCCATCATATGTGAGAACAACTGAAGCCTCTGGCACTTCTTCAGCAGACAAAACTTCACTTTTTGAGGCTTGAGGATTATAAATATTATGAGCCAGAACTAAACCAAAGTTACTTGTCAAGCTTTGTGAAGTACTTGACAAGGTGACACATTCAGTATCACAGTCGTGCACGTATCAAATGCCTGACTACAGGGAATGTCTTTATATTCCTTATCCAAGTTACCAGTCCTTCCTCAGGCCCCAGATAGGCACCTGCATCGTCTCTGTCTTGCGAAGGAGCTGTGGCCAGACCCTTTTCCTTCAGTGTTCCTTCACAAATTCTTACTACCACATCCTTTTTGcccttttacatttttcactcCCTTGAACCTACATCACAGGCTCTGTCTGGCATTTGGCTGCTCTCATTCCTTGTGCCTGCTCTCCCATAttgccagcacagctcctgaTGGCCCTTGCTCCACTTGCTGGCACTAGGGACACATATGTGGCTCTCTGGGCAAACTCAGGAAGGAATCCCCTGGGTGCTGCATTTCCTTGCACCAGTGCTGCCTGTTTCTACTAGTAGCCTTTCATGCCTGTAGGAATTACCTTTGGCCATTTCTAATCTACAGGGTtatcagcagctggaaaaaacagGACCTCATTTTGTGGTTGAATGGTAACTTCATTggaaatttgatatttttagttGTAAAATGAAATCCCAAGtctctcatattttatttcccatctTATTAAAAGTGGCTTGTAAATGGCATTATTTGATTACTTTTACCTGCAGAAAATGCACTGTAGTTATTCCTAAATCTGTGCTGGTTCTTACCAGCAGCAACACAGTTTCAAAGCAAAGACCAGCAAAATCACTGCACTCCTTGTGCACATCTCCCTCTAGTGGAAGCAAAATACATCAAGCCCATTTCTGTAGGGAGACACAGATATCAAAGGTAACTAATAAAGAGGGAACGATGCCCAGCTGTTCTGTCCACTCTCCATCAGCTCTATCCACTCAAGAACAGTAATGGTGATCTAGGGAAATGCTAGAatagtttttgtattttaaatgtttctttgatTGCTCTGCAGGGACTTATAACAATACAGTCTTGGAGGTTTAGTTTGTGAATTTTAATGGTGCCATTAAGAGAGTCAGAAAGGTGTCATATATTATGTCTCAAAAAGCTATGCCCTCAGAGAAAGACCAATGGAAATTTTTCAGGTGCAGGTTTTGAATCAGTTCCACTGCTACACGATGGAAGTAAGGACCACGTTAGCATCCCAGGCATCACTGTTGATGAAAGATGAAGTCAACATGAAGTCAACATGAACTGGACTGGTTTTACTGAAGGCTGAGAGATTTTACAGTGGCATAactgcaccagcacagctctccaTCTGCAGAGTCTGGTATAAAACTGTGAAGACTGCTAGCATCAGAAAGGTGGGGTAGTGCTAAGTCCAGTGCAGACTCGCTGGAGGAATCTGCAAAGGCCACAGCCCCGGGACTGGGACTGTCTGGCGCACGCTTGGCCCAGCAGTGGCTGTGTCCAGGTCTCTGTGATGTCCACTTTCCCAACAGCCCTGCGGCACCCTGGTGGTGCTGCCCTGAGCTGTGGCTGGGGCAtggactgctgctgcttgtgggggAGCGCTCCGCGCCATGCTGCAGTACGTGAATTTGTCTGGCACGAGCTGCTGTGCCCAACTGGCCACTCTACCTGGTGAAGCTGATGGGCTGTTAGTAGTGGGAAGTAAGAAGTATTTGCACACAGACAGCTGCTTCCCCCAGTCCTCATGGTCCTCTTTTTGCCTCTGGCTGCTCTCCAGGAGGCAACAGAGCCTGCAATGGAATATACCCCTTGGTCATGCTACgcagaaatttcatttctctaTAACAagacagcagggcaggggcataAGGAGCACCTTCGCCAGCCACAGGTGTGCAGTACACACAGCAGCACGTTGTCTCTGTGAAGATGCGCAGAAaactgcagatgacaccaagctgagcggtgccgttgataccaaagaaggagggatgccatccaaaaggacatagacaggctggagaagcgAGCCCACGTGAActgaatgaggttcaacaagtcctagtgcaaggtgctgtacctgggttggggcaattGCAGAcctgagcacagactgggagaagaactcattgagggCAGTACTGtggagaaggatttgggggttctggtggatgaaaagctcgacgtgagccagcagtgcgtgcttgcagcccacaAGGCcggctgcatcaacagaggggtggccagcagggcgagggaggcgACTGTGCCCCTCTGTGCCCCATACGCCCCTTAGTTACAATCACGGAACTGCCCCTGTCGATCACCGCGTGTttgcccccctctccccccccaacATGGCGGCGAGCCCTCAGCATCTCGCGCTGCCGGCGGGCGGACGTGACATTacgccccgccccgccgggacGGCACACCACTTCCGTCCGGCCGCGTGGAGGGAGGGGGTTGTGCACCAACGGCTGTAACGGCTGTAACGTCCCAACCGTAACGGTAACAGCCCCCGCGCGCCGCCTGCCATGACGCGCTGGGCCCGCAAGGCCGTCGCCGCCGAGGGGGGCAAGGCGCTGCCGGCCACCCCCTGGGAGGAGATGGCGGCGGCGCCCCGCGGCGCAGTGGTGGCGGTGCcggcgaggaagaggaggaggaaggagtaCGCGGACCGCGACGTCAACGGGTTCGCTGCCCACCTCAGGaaggcggcgggcggcggggcggcggagggtgaggagcagcagcagcagcaggaggacgaggaggaggcgGCCGCGGCTGTGAGGAAGGCTCTGCGGCGGGAGGGCCGGCGGCTGAGGCGGCAGGAGGCGAGGAGGAACGCCATGgtgaggctggggggggacGGAGCTCTGCTGTGGCTGTCTGTGTGCGGTGGTGCCCCGTAAAGCATCACTCATTAGGGAGCTCGGTGGTCAGTGAGTGAATACACGTGGCCCAGAATTTCCCTGTGCGTTTctggtgaaggaaaaaataataattgataATAATCaccaataaataataatacattaataaataaataaaaataataataataaacaatcaCCAATAGAATAATAATCAACAATcaccaataaaaataataatcaataaTAATAACCAATACTAATACTGCTTAGTGACAGGCATCTGCTAGTTATTTTGTGACATGCTGCAGCATTTCTCACATCTTAACAATGTTTCTGCAGTGAGATGATCTGTTGATACACTTGCCTTCTAAAAAGCCTAGAAGCCTCATTAGGCTGGGATTCTCTGAGCCCTCTGACAAACTTCTTCATATTAGAGTAACCTCAAATGTCAGCACTGGAGAATTGCATTCAATAGTACTAAGAAAGTTTCAGCCAAGAGAAATTGTGGCCTAGAGAAAATCTGGTGGATATAAGCGATAATCAGATATTAACACCAAGTGGTCTCTTTCACAAAGCTACTTATAAGTGCTGTTTTGCTCTGTGACATGTttacagaaatgcaatttttattttcaaaggtatGTTTCCACTGTAGGGAACCTGGCCACGGTGTTGCTGATTGCCCAGCGGTGCTTGAAAGTCAAGATATGGGTACAGGGATCTGTTACCGGTGTGGATCCACAGAACATGACATCAGCAAATGCAAGGCAAAGATAGATCCAGCTGCTGGTATGGTTCAGAAATTTATGTTTCTCAGAGTACTTTGGTGTGAGTTTTCTGACCACTGTAATACAAGGTTTCTGTTTTAGCAACTTAACTGTTCTGAAGACATAGGTTAATATGTTTAAAGGAatacaacattaaaataatgctaCTTAACAGTGTAGTGTTTATACTGTAGTATAATATTATGTTACGGTATAATATTGTAATTGTGATGTTTTCAGAGTTGACTGTGACTCTACAAAGTTTTTAACTTGTATCATAAACTTTGGAATTTTGCAGGGGCATTTCCGTATGCAAAATGTTTCATCTGTGGTGAGATGGGACATCTGTCAAGGTCATGTCCAGATAATCCTAAAGGATTGTATGCTGAAGGTGAGTGCAGAAATTTactgcaaacaaaatgcatttttccttcttacctGACACAGAGTAAAGTAACGTTCAAATTAATGAGGATATTACTGAAAGGAATTTCCAAATGTCTTTTACTCTTGGTGAGAGCAGATCAATTCTGGGGAATTCAGTGTTAATATTCATTATCTAGGGATTTCTATTTTGGTCGAAAGCTCCTTGTTAAACAAGGAGGTGAAGTGCAAAGTATGAGAACTTGCTTGTGGTTGCAGtttcaagagaaacaaagaaaccgTAGTATCCTGTGTGTATGTAGTCAATgagtatttaaatgaaaatacacttAAGTATGTAGTAAAAACATGCTGTTGGTCTGAAAAGGGACTTTATAACCTTTACAGCTTAACGCTGTAAAAACAGGTGTTCACACAAAGCAAGATCTGTTGTAGTTACACCTGGGAGTCATTTGTTTCATGTATGTAGAAGGTGACATGgtaaaagattaaagaaaaattaagagttTAAAAAGGGGTCATGGCTTCAAGATAGTCTTAGAAATGTATGTCGTGTGTATGCTGCTTGACCACCCAGCAGCCTGGTGTCCTAACAGCTGAGGCTTGTTCATAGCAAAGGGCTCTCACATCATCATTTTACGTGTCTTTAATGAGAAACATCATCTAGGTTTGAAGATTCATTTAGATTCTGCTctgcctgttgttttttttgttggcaCTAGCAAATAACACTCTGTTTGCTGGAATCTCCCAGTACAGATTTGAAGTCTTGCAGACTCTTAAGGGTGATTTTACAATACAGTTGGAttggaagaaaagcatctttgaaGGCATTACACTTCTCATAATACAGGCGTTAAAAGTAACTTACATATTTTATAGCTCAGTATCTGCAGTTGGGTTAGGTACTGCTCTGGAGCTCCTGTTACTTTCAGAAGTTCCTTGGAATAATTGAATTTCAGCAGCATTATGTTGTTCTGTCTAAAAAAGAGCTAAAAAGGTAATCAGAAGTATTCCAAGCGTGGTGCGTGGAATTGGTAGTATCTGGTGATTCACAGAGCAGTGCTATTACAGATGGATGTGTCTCTCTGTCAGAGACCGACAGTCTGAGGAAGCTGTGCGAGCAGGCTCCTAAAGCTGTTTGCTCATCAGCTCCACAGTGCCACGTTATTGTGTGTAGGAGTGCTGACCTGTCTGTAGGGATGTATCTTTGTCTTATTTATAGGTTGTCActatggaaaagcaaagcaagatttTTCAATAGACATGTAAGAGTgggttttttaattatatttttttccagatgggTAACAACTTTCTCTCTCTTGTAACAGGTGGCTGCTGCAAACTCTGTGGTTCTGTGGAGCACTTTAGAAAAGACTGTCCAGAGAACAAGAACTTAGGTGAGATGCAGGGGGCTGTATAGAATTGTACACGACAGGGTAGTCAGACGAGACTGGAGGTCTGTCCTGCTGGATTCACTAGCTGATTAGCGGCTTCTTTACATGTTCTTTGATTTACCTATGTGGGTGGAAAAATGCTTCATAAATCTGCCTGGCTGATGAGCTCAgctcttttaataaaatatatggtTTTATCTGAGCCCTCCCTTCAGGTAAGGCCATTAATAGAAGTACTGTGAGTGAACCACTTCCCTTTTTCactgataattattttttttacctcctgGCAAATCAGCTTGCACTGAGTTCATCAATACCTGTTTCATAACGTAATACTTTTATTAATGATTATATTAAAAGGGAAGTACAATTTGCTGATCAGGTTATGGACTAATAGCATATCTTTTTCCTAAATTGTCAGAGGTAGGAAGAGTCTGCTCGCATACTGCCATACATATGTATACTTACTTTAGGTATCTgttattccaaaaaaaaactgtgctaAGGAAGGCAAAACCGACAAACAAGGATTTGAAGAATGACGCTGTTGTTGGAgtgatgaaacattttttttctgctttgtttgaaCGGCTTACAGAATTTTTGGTTTAATAATGTATCATGaacttttgtgtattttgtgaGAAGTATTTATGGAGATGACAGATACCTTCAGGATCAGATACAAAAGACCAGCTAAAGTATATGTGGTAGTGTAGGTGTTGTATGAGAGAGCGTATGTTGCATTATAGATGCGTGCTGGTATAATAGTTCAGAAGAAGTGAGATTGAGTCTTAACTGGTCACAGAAGTTTCtgatacaaaaattaaatttttcacCAAACTTACCAGCCATAGcagattgtttgtttttttaattcccattCAGACAAATGCTGAAAGACTATAATGTCACCCTTGCTGGGGTTCTGCACACAGCAAACTATTTTTGTGTTCATAGTACTTTCCGTAAACTGAAAACCTGTACGGGTGCAgtaggaggaaaagaaacatttgtggGAAGTGGCACTGCACAAAGCTGAGCCAGCTGTTAGCACTGCATGGCAGCCTTGCGCTGGCAGCGCTGATCAGCTGAAAGGGCACAGAGCTGGTACGCAGGGAGGCAGGAAAACAACCTGCAGGAGCTTCTCTTCACTTGGGAGGTGTGGTCACTAAACCTGCTTGGTCCAACCCCTCCACTGCAAAAGATGTAACAGGCCTGTCAGGTGAGGTTAGCGTGTCGAGGCCTGAATGTATATGTGAGACAGTTAATGGGAACTAGCAAGTGCTAATTTGTAAAGCCACTGTCTTTTTCCagacaaggtaaaaaaaaaaaaaaaaaaagctgcaattcTTTTTGCTCTCTGGCACTGGAGTTACATGTGAAAGAGAactgttggtggtttttttttttttttggagaagctTTATGTCCGTAATGAAGACCAACAGATGCTGTTTAATTTCCATGGGGACCTATTAGGCTTTCCACTGATGTTTCTAAACTGGTATTGCTGGTTTAAAATGGTTGAATTAATTTGAACTGGCACATCATGGGTAAGAATTGTAGTATTCTTTAATAGCAGTTTGTGCCATGCAGAGTACTTTCAGATAAATTACAGAAAGGTAACCAATAGCTGGCAAAGAAGCTGAGGCACCAAAGTGTATTGTTTATTCAAGTGGAATTATTTGAGCTACTCTAATATACAGAAGTTAATCCAAGTAAACATTGATTTAACCACGTGATATTCTTGGTGTGATTTGGTTTGTAGCTCTCAGGTAGTCATGCAGAAAAGAAACGGGTTGGTTACCAGCGCTTTCTCTAGGACAGGGAACTTAACTGCTCAAAATACCATTTAAATGGCAAAAGGATGGTGTTTATTATGTGCAGGGATGTAAGACGAGTAAATTCTCTTCTATTGTGCCTCTTCAAGCATGGTTTCTTCAAGATCTTTCCTTTTTATCCAGGGGTGCCTGACATATCCTGAAATCTTTGTTGCATGAGTAATTAGGACTTAGAGGAGAGTTAATGTATCTTCTGCATACTCTCTGAATGTTTCTTTGGACAGTCAAATagtaaaaaatgctttctgatgaTTTCTGAATGTGGAAAATTGGTGCAGGTGAAGAAATGGAGtttacaaaacacaaatttaaaacaagaagagTTGTGTAAAGGAGTTAGCTTCATACCCAGAAGTAAACTGACAGGCCCTTGTGGGCCAAATCTTCCTCAAATGTGAAATTTTGATCTGATGATATTGTTTAGCCTTTCTGTAACCTCTTGTCTCTTACTTTACAGATCAGATTACGGTTGGGCGATGGGCCACTGGAATGAGTGCTGATTATGAAGAAGTTACAGAAACACCAAAGCTGCAAAAACCCAAAGTGAAACTACCTAAGGTTGTTAATTTCTAAAGGCCTGTGTTGGATGCTAAGCCACAGATCCAGCGCACTGCTGCACTTCAGAGTAGCGACTGTGTAGAGTGGACTGAACTGCAAGTTCCAGAAAATCGAGCGGACTGTTGTTGCTACAGTTGTGTCCCTGATTTTTTCAGTTTGCCTCCCAGACTCATCTAGCTTACTGAAAAGCTGGGGACATCAGAAATGCAGCAAGCgggtatttcatttttatatatttttgcagaaatacagctttctgtCTGATTCACATTCCCTCCCATGGCTAGCTCTCCGAAGAGGGAAATCTGAGGAGAGAAATTGGTTTCCTCTCATAGCATAAATCTGGTGTAATAACCGCACAGGGTATGTGGACTGTATCACGCAGGTTTATGACCAGTGGATCCACCTGGTCAGTAGGGTTAACTCAAGAGTGTTGCTGTTGTTGGGTATGAGTACAGTTCTGCTGATCTTGAGAGTTTCTGCACcagcatgcgaaagaacttcttcacggtgagggtgacggagcactggaacaggctgtccagggaggttgtggagtctccttc is part of the Cygnus olor isolate bCygOlo1 chromosome Z, bCygOlo1.pri.v2, whole genome shotgun sequence genome and encodes:
- the ZCCHC9 gene encoding zinc finger CCHC domain-containing protein 9 isoform X2, which gives rise to MTRWARKAVAAEGGKALPATPWEEMAAAPRGAVVAVPARKRRRKEYADRDVNGFAAHLRKAAGGGAAEGEEQQQQQEDEEEAAAAVRKALRREGRRLRRQEARRNAMVCFHCREPGHGVADCPAVLESQDMGTGICYRCGSTEHDISKCKAKIDPAAGAFPYAKCFICGEMGHLSRSCPDNPKGLYAEGGCCKLCGSVEHFRKDCPENKNLDQITVGRWATGMSADYEEVTETPKLQKPKVKLPKVVNF
- the ZCCHC9 gene encoding zinc finger CCHC domain-containing protein 9 isoform X1, encoding MTRWARKAVAAEGGKALPATPWEEMAAAPRGAVVAVPARKRRRKEYADRDVNGFAAHLRKAAGGGAAEGEEQQQQQEDEEEAAAAVRKALRREGRRLRRQEARRNAMVCFHCREPGHGVADCPAVLESQDMGTGICYRCGSTEHDISKCKAKIDPAAGAFPYAKCFICGEMGHLSRSCPDNPKGLYAEGGCCKLCGSVEHFRKDCPENKNLGGKMLHKSAWLMSSALLIKYMVLSEPSLQIRLRLGDGPLE